The Haliaeetus albicilla chromosome 4, bHalAlb1.1, whole genome shotgun sequence genomic sequence TTTCTGTCAGCCTTGCAGTCTAGGTGATAGGTCATAGCGTCGTAAGAAACGTAATAGCACATTAGTCCACCAGCAGCAGTTAGGAGGTTACAAATGCCTCGAAGTATCACGGGGCCAGGAGATAAACCCAGAAGTAGCTTTATACCTCTCCCACAGAAAAATGTACCAGCTAAGCAAGTTGGAGCCACAGCTGCACTTGCTAAAGGGCTGCCGTTCTGCAAATACACAACTTCTCTGGCAATGGCAAACTTCTGAGCTTTAAGTGAAAATGTCAGAGCTTCCGTCAAAGCAACACCTTCGCTGCTCTCCCAGTCTACTTCCTTGCCATTGATCACAACAACGTGGTCGACTATTCCTTTTTTATCCTCAGCTGTGCTATCAAAGTTAGGTGGGATGCCCAccaaagagcctgcaggcagccaggGGACTCCAGCACTCACAGGGTGGAAGCCAGAAGCTGCAAAGGCTCGATAGGAGTCAGTGGACTTCACATCAGTATCTTGAAGGACATCCTGAAAGACACCACAGAGCCTCTGTGAAAGCTCAGCTGGCTGCCCCTCTGACCAGCACTCATGCAACAGTTTGAATGTCTGCTCAGGAAATACATGATAGGAAAGGTTAGCGCCAAACAGTCCCATGCAAGAAACGGCCAACAAAGTGATCTTGCGCTTCTTTAACCACACAGATGCCTTCCGCAGGAACTGTACTGCCATAGTCAAATCCTAACCTGTTTACAACAAAAAATCGGGAATTAAAGTGTGCACAAATGGGTCTCTCATCTctgtagaattaaaaaaaaagaaaaaaaagaaaaaaaacatgagaAGAAGCAGAGCACAATAACCAAAGAAACATTCTCTTTTTCACattaacaaaacacaaaacacctTTACAGAGAAAGTGATGCTCATTAATTTTGGGGCCTTGGAACATAGGATGATTGATACAAAGAATTaacttctccctctcctccagtAAATCAGTTTACTACAATAAAGGCAATAATAAAGCCACCAtacttcctccttcccccagcaatCAATACAGATTCTGTATTTACCCAACATACTTGCCTAGTCCTTGCCAGCACAATCCTACTGTTGCGCTCCACTACAGTCACAGACCACAGATGCTATGGCCAGAAAGAGCTAATAATGATATTAATCTATGCTAACCTCCTCTACAGTACAGCTCCAAAAATTTTAATCAGTAACCTCCATACTAAATTCTGTAACTTCAGCTTGACTACAATTTCCGAAGTAGGATCACATTTCGATTTGAAAATTTCAGGAGACAGAATTTTCCTTTAGAGTTTGTTCTAGTGGACAGTCAACCTcactatcaaaaaaaaaaaaaaaaaaaagaacagtatgtggtttttttcctagttttttccagatttcaacTTCCAGGCAGTGGATCTAGCTTACTcagaaaaaagctattttcagaaagcagcatgcTTTCGGTggctacttttaaaaatttctctctgaaataatttttctgacaCATTATACATGCAATCCAGAGCAGAAACTGGAACAGAAACTGTTTCAGGGCAGACAACTATGTTGTGACTCTTTAAATAAGCAGATAAACTTAAAAACTTTCAAACCTGCCAACTCCTTTAGTTCAAGAGTCCTGCCTCCCTTGGGGACTATCAGTTCCTTTTATGGTCCAAGCCATACGATGTGCTTTGCCCAGGAAAGCTCCaatctcttaaaaaaatctcattggCTACTGAATTCTCCCCCAAAATGATGCTACTATAAAGATATAAAAGTGAATTAGGGACCTAAATGCAACAGATATCAGCAAAAATTGGATGTCcctatttccattttcattttgcaatgtCTATTCTCTCAGGGCGTTAACACAGGAGATTCAGAGAATCTTGCTGCAGCTGTTGAAGACATTAGTATTTCCAGCTGTCCTTACAGGAAGCCGAAATGGCAGAAAGAAACTGTGCTTTGATACAACAACCAAGGTCTTAGTGTAGAGTACCATCAAAGGTGGGTgtcagggatgctgctgggctTTGTATGGCAGCAGCTGAAACACAGACATATGCTCTCTTCTTCCACTCACGCTGAAGAAGAACCTCCCGCAGAGGGGTAGAGTGGCCAACTGGGGGCTGTAATATTATAAAACAGTACTGCATGACATGCCAGGATACACCAGTCATGATCAACAGCAAATGAGTATTAACCACAGGGAAACAAAAAGGGATTAAATTAAAGGCGGTGTTTTAATGATATGTTATTACTACTCCTTCCCATGAAGCTCTTTCAGACTGTAAATTCACCAGGGGAAGAATAATCTTGTTTAATGTTTATACTGCAATGAACACATAATGAGTGCTTAATAAAAACAATGATGCATGTAAGTGTACAATAatttaatatgtatttcttaGTTTAATAAGTGGTGGTATTCTTACATTCTGCTGAAGACTGGAGGTGGTGATTTGTTtgacaaaattatttaagaaaaacatgctAAAGAGCCAAGAGCTTGGATGAAACCCAATTTTGGGAGAAAACCTTCTTGATAATAGAgctaaaaaccagaaaatggtAATACTAAACCCAAATGACCTCTTTGGAATTAATGACCCCTCAGCAAATCTGGTAGTCTAGATCTGATTGAAAAGGTCATGCCATTTAcaggggggcgggagggggcagCACTTCTAAGGGGATGATTGTATGAAGACTATCACTTGATCCACACGTGAAGCTGAGCCAAGGACTTCCCAAGTTTCTCCCGCTCACATTAGAGAGAGCCCTCTCATTCAGGCTGGCCAACAGATCTTTTTAAGATTAGGAACACTGCAAGAAGAAAACTGCCCCCTCAGCTTCTGTCCACAGCAGTATGGGGAAGGACAGACCATGGTGAAAACCAGTCTACTCTCCTTCCTTGCATGACCGAACGGTGCTTGCCAAGCACACGGGACACCGAATGCTGCTCCTGGTCAGCGACTCAGGATGCTGGGAAGCACACCTGGACAGGAGGGCAGCCGGCAGCCCACGGGTGAACGGGGAAAGGAAAGTGGGGCAGGAAATCTATACACTTCTAAACAGCCATAAGGGCAGCACACACCTCAATGCATTAACActaacttttttcctgcttcagtGATGAAAACTGTAACAGTtgctaagtatttttaattttttttaaattaagttttccTTTGTGCAGGCATGGTTTCAAACCTTTGTGGACAGACCCCTCACAGCCCAGGCTGTGCACTTGACTGGATCACACCCAACAGTCCTGCCACACTCCTAATGCAAGAATAAGCAGGAAACGCCACAGAATATTCATCTTCTCATGGCAGTCAATACtcaggaaaataaaggaaaattgCCCTTGATACCTTTCAGCAGTTGTGCTTTCAAATCTTCCCCCAGAGTCAGCGCAGACTCTCAGCTCCTGCAGAAAATCCCACTGCAGCCCTAACTGCACATggcatctttatttttattcataacCTTTGTGCAATTTGTGTATAAGGAGGGCAACCGGAAACTACAAGGCAATTTATACGGACCATATCCTGCAAATCTAATCATTTCGTTAGTTCCCATAAAGCCTCAACAGCATTTATAAGGTGGTCTGCCCCAAATGCCGAAATACTGTTTTATCTCTGTGGTGTTACGGGCACTCGTTCTCACTCGAGTGTGATAATTTCAATAGCTAAAGCTCAAACCGCGGGTATCCAGGCAGGTTTTGTCCTAACActtgaaaaaatgtcttttttttctagttacACGTAGCCGAGGGGAAAGCTCAACTTAGAACAGTATCGATCAGGAAACGGGGCGAAGGCTGGAGCCGCCTCCAGGGCTCAGGATCTCAAGGCTCACTTGTcgaaaaataa encodes the following:
- the TMEM177 gene encoding transmembrane protein 177, translated to MAVQFLRKASVWLKKRKITLLAVSCMGLFGANLSYHVFPEQTFKLLHECWSEGQPAELSQRLCGVFQDVLQDTDVKSTDSYRAFAASGFHPVSAGVPWLPAGSLVGIPPNFDSTAEDKKGIVDHVVVINGKEVDWESSEGVALTEALTFSLKAQKFAIAREVVYLQNGSPLASAAVAPTCLAGTFFCGRGIKLLLGLSPGPVILRGICNLLTAAGGLMCYYVSYDAMTYHLDCKADRKAATISKDYARGGVEFYDKILSRNRIFRGLMGKQGTKMYAPSGNLFPRHWFRIKYTPYTYRRDLIVNILRELQA